A stretch of Anaeromyxobacter dehalogenans 2CP-1 DNA encodes these proteins:
- a CDS encoding 2-oxoglutarate dehydrogenase E1 component — MSSPPEPQALPSAPSLSFAEDLYYAWLADPRSVDGSWRTYFEGLPAAPGAAPAPASFPRRRPDGAAGPQPSAGAGGDAAFQAKVDRLVQAYREYGHLRANLDPLGLVRPAEPFALDAFGLGPADLDRPCADADGRGDRTLRDLVARLEETYCRTLGVELAHMHDQDLRGWLEQRMERTRNRLSLAPDVKKLLLRKIVEAESLEQFLGTKFLGAKRFSVEGAEGFVALLEFLVDRAVGHGVRNVVIGMAHRGRLNVLANVVGKPLRQIFAEFRDNAIVNATGGDVKYHLGHSTDRETPDGVLVHLSLAFNPSHLEWIDTVVQGRVRAKQDRYHDFERVRSLPVLVHGDAAFAGQGIVAEALNMSQLEAYGVGGTIHVIVNNQVGFTTSPRDARSTTYCTGPARMLQIPIIHVNGEDLEAVAQAVLLAADFRQRFHRDVVIDLWAYRRHGHNEGDEPSFTQPVMYRAISKRPTLRQLYAEALEREGSVTRAEVDAMAAEYRARLDAAYQASAQIAVQPGAQEAGGFWAGIKGGAITGPEPETAVAEAVLAQAAAGLTQVPQGFHVHPKLAKVLEARAEMGRGARPLDWATAEALAFATLALEGRRVRLVGQDSRRGTFSHRHAVLYDHQTGTPYSPLAHLREGQGAVEIRDSLLSEAAALGYEYGYSLEMPDALTLWEAQFGDFVNAAQVIIDQFLSSGEAKWNRLSGLALLLPHGMEGQGPEHSSARLERFLELSVDDNWYVVNVTTPAQYFHALRRQVYSPWRKPLVVMSPKSLLRHPKAVSPLGELAEARFRPVIADPVADPSEITRVVLCSGKLYFDLAAAREAQGARHVALIRLEQLYPLHADDILDAIAAFQPGAEMVWAQEEPSNMGAWDYVDLHLSPRLPSRLDLVSRPPSASPASGSATRHKLEQQQLVAEALGDPVPRIHRTDTRAAAHEH; from the coding sequence ATGTCATCGCCGCCGGAACCCCAGGCGCTGCCCAGCGCGCCCAGCCTCTCCTTCGCCGAAGACCTCTACTACGCGTGGCTCGCCGATCCCAGGTCGGTGGACGGATCCTGGCGCACGTATTTCGAGGGCTTGCCCGCCGCGCCGGGCGCCGCCCCCGCGCCCGCGTCCTTCCCCCGGCGCCGGCCGGATGGCGCCGCCGGCCCGCAGCCCTCGGCGGGCGCGGGCGGCGACGCGGCCTTCCAGGCGAAGGTGGACCGGCTGGTGCAGGCGTACCGGGAGTACGGGCACCTCCGCGCCAACCTCGACCCGCTCGGCCTGGTCCGCCCCGCCGAGCCGTTCGCGCTCGACGCGTTCGGCCTCGGGCCGGCGGACCTCGACCGGCCCTGCGCCGACGCGGACGGCCGCGGCGATCGCACGCTGCGCGACCTGGTGGCGAGGCTGGAGGAGACCTACTGCCGGACGCTGGGCGTCGAGCTCGCCCACATGCACGACCAGGACCTGCGCGGCTGGCTCGAGCAGCGGATGGAGCGCACCCGGAACCGGCTCTCGCTCGCGCCGGACGTGAAGAAGCTGCTGCTCCGCAAGATCGTCGAGGCGGAGAGCCTGGAGCAGTTCCTGGGGACGAAGTTCCTGGGCGCGAAGCGCTTCAGCGTGGAGGGCGCCGAGGGCTTCGTGGCGCTGCTCGAGTTCCTGGTCGACCGGGCCGTCGGCCACGGCGTCCGCAACGTGGTGATCGGCATGGCGCACCGCGGGCGCCTCAACGTGCTCGCGAACGTGGTCGGCAAGCCGCTGCGCCAGATCTTCGCCGAGTTCCGCGACAACGCCATCGTCAACGCGACCGGCGGCGACGTGAAGTACCACCTCGGCCACTCGACCGACCGCGAGACGCCGGACGGCGTGCTGGTGCACCTGTCGCTCGCGTTCAACCCGAGCCACCTGGAGTGGATCGACACGGTGGTGCAGGGGCGCGTGCGCGCCAAGCAGGACCGCTACCACGACTTCGAGCGCGTCCGCTCCCTGCCGGTGCTGGTGCACGGGGACGCGGCGTTCGCCGGCCAGGGCATCGTGGCCGAGGCGCTCAACATGTCGCAGCTCGAGGCCTACGGCGTGGGCGGCACCATCCACGTCATCGTGAACAACCAGGTGGGCTTCACCACCTCGCCCCGCGACGCGCGCTCCACCACCTACTGCACCGGCCCGGCCCGGATGCTCCAGATCCCCATCATCCACGTGAACGGGGAGGACCTGGAGGCGGTGGCGCAGGCGGTGCTGCTCGCCGCCGACTTCCGCCAGCGCTTCCACCGCGACGTGGTCATCGACCTGTGGGCCTACCGCCGCCACGGGCACAACGAGGGCGACGAGCCGTCGTTCACGCAGCCGGTGATGTACCGCGCCATCTCGAAGCGCCCCACGCTCCGGCAGCTCTACGCCGAGGCGCTGGAGCGCGAGGGCTCGGTCACGCGGGCCGAGGTGGACGCGATGGCGGCCGAGTACCGCGCCCGCCTCGACGCGGCCTACCAGGCGTCGGCGCAGATCGCGGTGCAGCCGGGCGCGCAGGAGGCGGGCGGCTTCTGGGCCGGCATCAAGGGCGGCGCGATCACCGGCCCGGAGCCGGAGACCGCGGTGGCCGAGGCGGTGCTCGCCCAGGCCGCGGCCGGGCTCACCCAGGTGCCGCAGGGCTTCCACGTGCACCCGAAGCTCGCGAAGGTCCTCGAGGCGCGCGCCGAGATGGGCCGGGGCGCGCGGCCGCTGGACTGGGCCACCGCCGAGGCGCTCGCGTTCGCCACGCTGGCGCTGGAGGGCCGCCGCGTGCGCCTGGTCGGCCAGGACAGCCGCCGCGGCACGTTCAGCCACCGCCACGCGGTGCTGTACGACCACCAGACCGGCACGCCCTACTCGCCGCTCGCGCACCTGCGCGAGGGGCAGGGCGCGGTGGAGATCCGCGACAGCCTCCTCTCCGAGGCCGCCGCGCTCGGCTACGAGTACGGCTACAGCCTGGAGATGCCGGACGCGCTGACGCTGTGGGAGGCGCAGTTCGGCGACTTCGTGAACGCGGCGCAGGTGATCATCGACCAGTTCCTCTCGTCGGGCGAGGCGAAGTGGAACCGGCTCTCCGGCCTCGCGCTGCTCCTGCCCCACGGCATGGAGGGGCAGGGGCCGGAGCACTCCTCGGCGCGGCTGGAGCGCTTCCTCGAGCTGTCGGTGGACGACAACTGGTACGTGGTGAACGTCACCACGCCCGCGCAGTACTTCCACGCGCTGCGACGCCAGGTGTACTCGCCCTGGCGCAAGCCGCTGGTGGTCATGTCGCCGAAGAGCCTGCTGCGGCACCCGAAGGCCGTGTCGCCGCTCGGCGAGCTCGCCGAGGCGCGCTTCCGCCCGGTGATCGCGGATCCCGTCGCAGACCCGAGCGAGATCACCCGCGTGGTGCTGTGCTCGGGCAAGCTCTACTTCGACCTCGCGGCCGCCCGCGAGGCGCAGGGCGCGCGGCACGTGGCGCTGATCCGGCTGGAGCAGCTCTACCCGCTGCACGCGGACGACATCCTCGACGCCATCGCCGCGTTCCAGCCCGGCGCCGAGATGGTCTGGGCGCAGGAGGAGCCGTCCAACATGGGCGCCTGGGACTACGTGGACCTGCACCTCTCGCCGCGGCTGCCGTCGCGGCTCGACCTCGTCTCCCGCCCGCCGTCGGCCAGCCCGGCGTCCGGCTCCGCCACGCGCCACAAGCTGGAGCAGCAGCAGCTCGTGGCCGAGGCGCTCGGGGACCCCGTCCCCCGCATCCACCGCACCGACACGCGCGCCGCCGCGCACGAGCACTGA
- a CDS encoding DUF72 domain-containing protein: protein MIRVGTSGFQYRHWRGVLYPDDLPARAWLPRYAALFDTVELNATFYRLPTAEAAARWRAVVPARFRFAVKGSRYLTHMKRLLDTERGLDRFFVPLAPLGPKLGPVLWQLPPGMKPDLERLDRFLSRLPPGRHALEVRDARWYVDEACAVLDAHGAAFCEHDLLPRPPPRPTGGWRYLRFHGTTGRYHGRYGREALAPVARDLLGWSARGRAAWVYFNNDLRGDAVRDALALLDLVGQGRPAPEAGLYGG from the coding sequence GTGATCCGGGTCGGGACGAGCGGCTTCCAGTACCGCCACTGGCGCGGCGTGCTCTACCCGGACGACCTCCCCGCCCGCGCCTGGCTCCCGCGCTACGCCGCCCTGTTCGACACGGTCGAGCTGAACGCCACGTTCTACCGGCTCCCCACCGCCGAGGCGGCGGCGCGCTGGCGGGCGGTGGTGCCGGCCCGGTTCCGCTTCGCCGTGAAGGGCTCGCGCTACCTCACGCACATGAAGCGGCTGCTCGACACCGAGCGCGGCCTGGACCGCTTCTTCGTGCCGCTCGCGCCGCTCGGGCCGAAGCTCGGGCCGGTCCTGTGGCAGCTCCCGCCCGGCATGAAGCCGGACCTGGAGCGCCTGGACCGCTTCCTCTCGCGCCTGCCGCCCGGGCGGCACGCGCTGGAGGTGCGGGACGCGCGCTGGTACGTGGACGAGGCCTGCGCGGTGCTGGACGCGCACGGCGCCGCGTTCTGCGAGCACGACCTCCTCCCGCGCCCACCCCCGCGCCCGACCGGCGGCTGGCGGTACCTGCGCTTCCACGGCACCACCGGCAGGTACCACGGCCGCTACGGGCGCGAGGCCCTGGCGCCGGTGGCGCGCGACCTGCTCGGCTGGTCGGCGCGCGGGCGCGCCGCGTGGGTCTACTTCAACAACGACCTGCGCGGCGACGCCGTGCGCGACGCGCTCGCGCTGCTCGACCTCGTCGGCCAGGGCCGCCCCGCGCCGGAGGCCGGGCTCTACGGTGGGTGA
- the ligD gene encoding DNA ligase D: MARAPVPIYRAQLATLVATPPAGDGWVHETKYDGYRIGCSLEGGRATLWSRRGNDWTAQFPEVAQAAEALAARSALLDGEVAAVLPGGRTSFQALQQAFSGGRRSLAYFVFDLLWLDGEDLSGRPLLERKDALRRLLGARGAVLRYAPHVEAPGAEVLREACRLGLEGIVSKRADAPYRPGRNTTWTKAKCLARQELVIGGFTDPEGSRQGIGALLVGFHEGGALRFAGKVGTGFTQASARALRARLDRLGRADPPFTPRPPGALGRIAHWVRPELVAEVAFTEWTDDGKVRHPSFQGLREDKRAADVVREVPGGAPPAPPVPPAPAPAPAAAGRARRRAAAGAAGEVVIGGVRLSHPERTVFPGDGRAALTKADVARYYDAVAGAMVPHLRGRPLTLFHCPEGIAGECRFMKHSKTWAPPAVRRVRIQEKTKLGEYLIADDRAALLALVQMDVLELHTWNSTVEALEQPDRIVLDLDPGPEVPWREVVRAARLLRSALEALGLAAFVKTTGGAGLHVVTPLVPRRRWEDCLAFARGLAATVARHEPRAFTVALARAGRERKILLDYLRNNRTNTSVAAFSLRARPGAPASVPVAWDELGPRLRPERLDARTVPRRLARLGADPWAGWARAARPLGDAHLAAVGAAPVDQPARGGGRR; the protein is encoded by the coding sequence GTGGCCCGCGCGCCCGTCCCGATCTACCGCGCCCAGCTCGCGACGCTCGTCGCGACCCCGCCGGCGGGGGACGGCTGGGTCCACGAGACGAAGTACGACGGCTACCGGATCGGCTGTTCGCTGGAGGGCGGGCGCGCCACGCTGTGGAGCCGGCGGGGCAACGACTGGACCGCGCAGTTCCCCGAGGTGGCGCAGGCCGCCGAGGCGCTGGCGGCGCGGAGCGCGCTCCTCGACGGCGAGGTGGCGGCGGTGCTGCCCGGCGGCCGGACCAGCTTCCAGGCGCTCCAGCAGGCGTTCTCCGGGGGCCGCCGCTCGCTCGCCTACTTCGTGTTCGACCTGCTCTGGCTGGACGGCGAGGACCTGTCCGGGCGGCCGCTGCTCGAGCGCAAGGACGCGCTGCGCCGGCTCCTCGGCGCGCGCGGCGCCGTGCTCCGGTACGCGCCGCACGTGGAGGCGCCGGGCGCCGAGGTGCTCCGCGAGGCGTGCCGCCTCGGCCTGGAGGGGATCGTCTCGAAGCGCGCCGACGCGCCGTACCGCCCCGGGCGGAACACCACCTGGACGAAGGCGAAGTGCCTCGCCCGCCAGGAGCTGGTGATCGGCGGGTTCACCGATCCCGAGGGCAGCCGCCAGGGCATCGGGGCGCTGCTGGTGGGCTTCCACGAGGGCGGCGCGCTGCGCTTCGCCGGGAAGGTCGGCACCGGCTTCACGCAGGCGTCGGCGCGGGCGCTGCGCGCGCGCCTCGATCGCCTGGGCCGCGCCGACCCGCCGTTCACGCCCCGGCCGCCGGGCGCGCTCGGGCGGATCGCGCACTGGGTGCGGCCGGAGCTGGTGGCCGAGGTGGCGTTCACCGAGTGGACCGACGACGGGAAGGTGCGGCATCCGTCGTTCCAGGGGCTGCGCGAGGACAAGCGCGCCGCGGACGTGGTGCGCGAGGTCCCCGGCGGCGCGCCACCGGCCCCGCCGGTCCCACCGGCGCCTGCGCCTGCGCCGGCGGCCGCGGGTCGCGCCAGGCGCCGCGCGGCGGCGGGCGCAGCCGGCGAGGTGGTGATCGGCGGCGTCCGGCTCTCGCACCCGGAGCGCACCGTGTTCCCGGGCGACGGGCGGGCCGCGCTCACCAAGGCCGACGTGGCCCGGTACTACGACGCGGTGGCCGGCGCGATGGTGCCGCACCTGCGCGGCCGCCCGCTGACCCTGTTCCACTGCCCGGAGGGCATCGCCGGCGAGTGCCGCTTCATGAAGCACTCGAAGACCTGGGCGCCGCCCGCCGTGCGGCGGGTGCGCATCCAGGAGAAGACCAAGCTGGGCGAGTACCTGATCGCCGACGACCGCGCCGCGCTGCTCGCGCTGGTGCAGATGGACGTCCTCGAGCTGCACACCTGGAACTCGACCGTGGAGGCGCTGGAGCAGCCGGACCGGATCGTGCTCGACCTCGACCCGGGGCCGGAGGTCCCGTGGCGCGAGGTGGTGCGCGCGGCGCGGCTGCTGCGCTCGGCGCTGGAGGCGCTGGGCCTCGCCGCGTTCGTGAAGACCACCGGCGGCGCGGGGCTGCACGTGGTGACGCCGCTGGTGCCGCGCCGGCGCTGGGAGGACTGCCTCGCGTTCGCGCGCGGGCTCGCCGCCACGGTGGCGCGCCACGAGCCGCGCGCGTTCACCGTGGCGCTCGCGCGCGCCGGGCGCGAGCGGAAGATCCTCCTCGACTACCTGCGGAACAACCGGACCAACACCTCGGTGGCCGCGTTCTCGCTGCGCGCGCGGCCGGGCGCGCCGGCCTCGGTGCCGGTGGCCTGGGACGAGCTGGGCCCGCGGCTGCGGCCGGAGCGGCTGGACGCGCGCACCGTCCCGCGGCGGCTGGCGCGGCTCGGCGCGGATCCGTGGGCCGGCTGGGCGCGCGCCGCCCGGCCGCTCGGCGACGCGCACCTCGCCGCGGTGGGCGCCGCGCCGGTGGACCAGCCGGCGCGGGGCGGGGGGCGGCGGTGA
- the odhB gene encoding 2-oxoglutarate dehydrogenase complex dihydrolipoyllysine-residue succinyltransferase, with protein MSIQLKVPNIGESVQTATIGTWLKKEGEPVQADEPVVEVESEKATVAVPAPAAGVLRKVLRQSGETVAIGEVIAELDEGGAAQAAGASPFGSGPVPGGTVPAARGDGAPAPAPAPAIAPVASAPARAAAAAPAPAAPPAAPPAPAAAAGFRASPSARRRMAELGVTAGQVEAIATGGQIRRDDVARALEARPAAPAPAAPAVAGPRERVVAMTPLRRTVARRLVEAQHTAALLTTFNEVDMSRVLALREQHGEAFLKRHGVKLGFMSFFVKASIEALRAYPGVNGEIRGDSIVYKDHYDVGVAVGGGKGLVVPVIRDADALSFAEVEATIGELAKKAKENRITMEDLAGGTFTISNGGIYGSMLSTPIINPPQSGILGLHKIQKRAVVDADDQVVVRPMMYLALSYDHRLVDGREAVSFLVKVKECIEDPERMLLEV; from the coding sequence ATGTCCATCCAGCTCAAGGTCCCGAACATCGGCGAATCCGTGCAGACGGCCACCATCGGCACGTGGCTCAAGAAGGAGGGCGAGCCGGTCCAGGCCGACGAGCCCGTGGTGGAGGTGGAGAGCGAGAAGGCCACCGTGGCGGTCCCGGCGCCCGCCGCCGGCGTGCTGCGGAAGGTGCTCCGGCAGTCGGGCGAGACCGTCGCCATCGGCGAGGTGATCGCCGAGCTGGACGAGGGCGGCGCCGCCCAGGCCGCGGGGGCCTCGCCGTTCGGCTCCGGCCCGGTGCCCGGCGGCACCGTCCCCGCCGCCCGCGGCGACGGCGCCCCGGCGCCGGCCCCGGCTCCCGCCATCGCACCTGTCGCTTCCGCACCGGCCCGGGCCGCCGCCGCGGCGCCCGCGCCCGCCGCGCCGCCGGCGGCCCCGCCCGCGCCTGCCGCCGCCGCCGGGTTCCGAGCGTCGCCCTCGGCGCGCCGCAGGATGGCCGAGCTGGGCGTGACGGCCGGGCAGGTGGAGGCGATCGCCACCGGCGGCCAGATCCGCAGGGACGACGTGGCCCGCGCGCTCGAGGCGCGCCCGGCCGCCCCCGCACCCGCGGCCCCGGCCGTGGCTGGCCCGCGCGAGCGCGTGGTCGCGATGACCCCCCTGCGCCGCACCGTGGCGCGCCGGCTGGTCGAGGCGCAGCACACCGCGGCGCTGCTCACCACCTTCAACGAGGTGGACATGTCGCGCGTGCTCGCGCTCCGCGAGCAGCACGGCGAGGCGTTCCTGAAGCGCCACGGCGTGAAGCTCGGCTTCATGTCGTTCTTCGTGAAGGCGTCCATCGAGGCGCTGCGCGCCTACCCGGGCGTGAACGGCGAGATCCGCGGCGACAGCATCGTCTACAAGGACCACTACGACGTCGGCGTGGCGGTGGGCGGCGGCAAGGGCCTGGTGGTCCCGGTGATCCGCGACGCGGACGCGCTCTCCTTCGCCGAGGTCGAGGCGACCATCGGCGAGCTGGCGAAGAAGGCGAAGGAGAACCGCATCACCATGGAGGACCTCGCCGGCGGCACGTTCACCATCTCGAACGGCGGCATCTACGGTTCGATGCTCTCGACGCCCATCATCAACCCGCCGCAGTCGGGCATCCTCGGCCTGCACAAGATCCAGAAGCGCGCGGTGGTGGACGCCGACGACCAGGTGGTGGTCCGCCCGATGATGTACCTGGCGCTCTCGTACGATCACCGGCTGGTGGACGGCCGCGAGGCGGTCTCCTTCCTCGTGAAGGTGAAGGAGTGCATCGAGGATCCGGAGCGGATGCTGCTGGAGGTCTGA
- the hrpB gene encoding ATP-dependent helicase HrpB: MQPLPIDPLLPEVIAALRAGPSLVIEAPPGAGKTTRVPRAVHEAGLAGAGEVVVLEPRRLAARMAARRVAEELGERPGETVGYQVRFDEVAGPRTRIRYVTEGLLTRRLLSEPALPGVGAVVLDELHERHLQGDLALAFLRRLQRTSRPDLKLVAMSATLDAGPVAAFLGAPALRSEGRRFEVAVEHLSPEEAAAPDLRLEERVARAVRRLHREGIDGDVLVFLPGAAEIRRAREALAAWAATAGVDVLPLHGDLPPDEQDRAVRPGPRPKVILSTNVAETSITIDGVVAVVDSGLARIASHSPWSGLPTLEVKKISRASAAQRAGRAGRTRPGRAVRLYTRHDHDARPEFEVPEVLREDLSETLLALAGLGAAADLEWLEPPPAPALEAARALLADLGAVDAAGAPTAAGRAMLRFPLHPRLGRLLVEAAARGVPDDGALLAALLGERDLRERRALEGSALPPTGPSDLLELAQAFEEAARARFDPDRLRRMGVSPGAAQAVERSRRQLQRLARSLPRAVPAPAPGDAPAREAALLRATLAAYPDRVARRRAPGSDEVVLVGGGSARLDPASVVREAPLLVAVDAEARRGDRRAPGARAAEARVRLASAVTQELLLDLFPEALRYDEAVQWNAQAERVEVAERLLYRELVLEEARAARPDPDAIADALAAQALARGARAFAPEGALDALVARMAFAAEHAPEAGLAAPGEAELAAALREAARGRRSFAELREADLPGALLGRLEPRARATLERLAPERVTLPGGRTVRIHYEAGKPPWIESRLQDFFGLAQGPAAAGGRVPLVLHLLAPNQRAVQVTTDLAGFWDRHYPALRRELSRRYPRHAWPEDPRTAAPPAPRRR, encoded by the coding sequence GTGCAGCCGCTCCCCATCGACCCGCTCCTCCCCGAGGTGATCGCGGCGCTCCGCGCCGGGCCGTCGCTCGTGATCGAGGCGCCTCCCGGCGCGGGGAAGACCACCCGCGTGCCGCGCGCGGTGCACGAGGCCGGGCTGGCCGGCGCGGGCGAGGTGGTGGTGCTCGAGCCCCGCCGGCTCGCGGCCCGCATGGCCGCCCGGCGGGTGGCAGAGGAGCTGGGCGAGCGGCCGGGCGAGACGGTCGGCTACCAGGTGCGCTTCGACGAGGTGGCCGGCCCCCGCACCCGCATCCGCTACGTGACCGAGGGGCTGCTCACCCGGCGGCTCCTCTCCGAGCCCGCGCTCCCCGGCGTGGGCGCGGTGGTCCTCGACGAGCTGCACGAGCGGCACCTGCAGGGCGACCTGGCGCTCGCGTTCCTGCGGCGGCTGCAGCGCACCTCCCGCCCCGACCTGAAGCTGGTGGCCATGTCGGCGACGCTCGACGCTGGCCCGGTGGCGGCGTTCCTGGGCGCGCCGGCGCTCCGCTCCGAGGGTCGGCGCTTCGAGGTCGCGGTGGAGCACCTCTCGCCCGAGGAGGCGGCCGCGCCGGACCTGCGGCTGGAGGAGCGGGTGGCGCGGGCGGTGCGACGGCTGCACCGCGAGGGGATCGACGGGGACGTGCTCGTGTTCCTGCCCGGCGCGGCCGAGATCCGGCGCGCGCGCGAGGCGCTCGCCGCCTGGGCCGCGACCGCCGGCGTGGACGTGCTGCCGCTGCACGGCGACCTGCCGCCGGACGAGCAGGATCGCGCCGTCCGGCCCGGGCCGCGCCCGAAGGTGATCCTCTCCACCAACGTGGCCGAGACCTCGATCACCATCGACGGCGTGGTGGCGGTGGTGGACTCGGGCCTGGCCCGCATCGCCTCGCACTCGCCCTGGTCCGGCCTGCCCACGCTGGAGGTGAAGAAGATCAGCCGCGCGTCGGCGGCGCAGCGGGCCGGGCGCGCCGGCCGCACGCGGCCCGGGCGCGCGGTGCGGCTCTACACGCGGCACGACCACGACGCCCGGCCGGAGTTCGAGGTCCCGGAGGTCCTGCGCGAGGACCTGTCGGAGACGCTGCTGGCGCTGGCCGGCCTCGGGGCGGCCGCGGACCTCGAGTGGCTGGAGCCGCCGCCCGCGCCCGCGCTCGAGGCGGCGCGCGCGCTGCTCGCGGACCTCGGCGCGGTGGACGCCGCCGGCGCGCCCACCGCGGCCGGCCGCGCCATGCTCCGCTTCCCGCTCCACCCGCGGCTCGGGCGGCTGCTGGTGGAGGCGGCCGCGCGCGGCGTGCCGGACGACGGCGCCCTGCTCGCGGCGCTGCTCGGCGAGCGCGACCTGCGCGAGCGCCGCGCGCTGGAGGGGTCGGCGCTCCCGCCCACCGGCCCGTCCGACCTCCTCGAGCTGGCGCAGGCGTTCGAGGAGGCGGCCCGGGCGCGCTTCGATCCCGACCGGCTGCGGCGCATGGGCGTGAGCCCGGGCGCGGCGCAGGCGGTGGAGCGGAGCCGCCGCCAGCTCCAGCGGCTGGCCCGGTCGCTGCCGCGCGCCGTCCCAGCGCCCGCCCCCGGCGACGCGCCGGCCCGCGAGGCGGCGCTGCTGCGCGCCACGCTGGCCGCCTACCCGGACCGCGTGGCGCGCCGGCGCGCGCCGGGCTCGGACGAGGTGGTGCTGGTCGGCGGCGGGAGCGCCCGGCTCGACCCGGCCAGCGTGGTGCGCGAGGCACCGCTGCTCGTGGCGGTGGACGCGGAGGCGCGGCGGGGCGACCGGCGCGCGCCGGGCGCGCGGGCGGCCGAGGCGCGGGTGCGGCTCGCCAGCGCGGTGACGCAGGAGCTGCTGCTCGACCTGTTCCCGGAGGCGCTCCGCTACGACGAGGCGGTCCAGTGGAACGCCCAGGCCGAGCGCGTCGAGGTGGCGGAGCGGCTGCTCTACCGCGAGCTCGTGCTGGAGGAGGCGCGCGCGGCGCGGCCGGATCCCGACGCGATCGCGGACGCGCTCGCCGCGCAGGCGCTGGCGCGCGGGGCGCGGGCGTTCGCGCCGGAGGGGGCGCTCGACGCGCTGGTGGCGCGGATGGCGTTCGCGGCGGAGCACGCGCCGGAGGCGGGCCTGGCCGCGCCGGGCGAGGCGGAGCTGGCCGCCGCGCTGCGCGAGGCGGCGCGCGGCCGGCGGAGCTTCGCGGAGCTGCGCGAGGCGGATCTCCCCGGCGCGCTGCTCGGCCGGCTCGAGCCGCGGGCGCGCGCGACGCTGGAGCGGCTGGCGCCGGAGCGGGTGACGCTGCCGGGCGGGCGGACCGTCCGGATCCACTACGAGGCCGGCAAGCCGCCCTGGATCGAGAGCCGCCTGCAGGACTTCTTCGGCCTCGCGCAGGGGCCCGCCGCGGCGGGGGGACGCGTCCCGCTGGTCCTGCACCTGCTCGCGCCGAACCAGCGCGCCGTGCAGGTCACCACCGATCTGGCCGGCTTCTGGGATCGCCACTACCCGGCGCTCCGGCGCGAGCTCTCGCGGCGCTACCCGCGCCACGCCTGGCCCGAGGACCCGCGGACCGCCGCGCCGCCGGCCCCGCGGCGGCGCTGA